From Pelmatolapia mariae isolate MD_Pm_ZW linkage group LG22, Pm_UMD_F_2, whole genome shotgun sequence, a single genomic window includes:
- the fbxl2 gene encoding F-box/LRR-repeat protein 2, whose protein sequence is MNGITKGRFEVFSNSDEAPINKKLPKELLLRIFSYLDVVTLCRCAQVSKAWNVLALDGSNWQKIDLFNFQTDIEGRVVENISKRCGGFLRQLSLRGCLSVGDASMKTFAQNCRNIEVLNLNGCTKITDSTCLSLSKFCSKLKHLDLTSCVSVSNHSLKALGDGCRMLETLNLSWCDQITRDGIEALARGCAGLRALFLRGCTQLDDGALKHLQKHCPELTTINMQSCTQVTDDGLVSLCRGCHKLQNLCVSGCSNITDASLTALGLNCPRLKILEAARCSHFTDAGFTVLARNCHELEKMDLEECILVTDNTLVQLSIHCPRLQALSLSHCELITDDGIRALSSSTCGQERLTVVELDNCPLITDVTLEHLKTCHRLERIELYDCQQVTRAGIKRIRAHLPEIKVHAYFAPVTPPPSVHGGGQRLCRCCIIL, encoded by the exons AATATTCTCCTATTTAGATGTGGTGACACTGTGCCGGTGTGCCCAGGTGTCCAAG GCGTGGAACGTCCTGGCCCTAGATGGCAGCAACTGGCAGAAGATCGACTTGTTCAACTTCCAGACGGATATAGAG GGCCGGGTGGTGGAGAACATTTCAAAGCGCTGTGGAGGCTTCCTGAGGCAGCTCAGCCTGAGGGGTTGCCTGAGTGTTGGAGACGCCTCAATGAA GACTTTTGCTCAGAACTGCAGAAACATCGAAGTGTTGAACCTTAACGGCTGCACTAAGATCACAGACAGCACCTGCCTCAGCCTCAGCAAGTTTTGCTCCAAACTCAAACACCTAGATCTCACTTCCTGCGTGTCCGTCAGCAACCACTCCCTCAAGGCCCTCGG TGATGGCTGCAGAATGTTGGAGACGTTGAACTTGTCGTGGTGTGACCAGATCACGCGCGATGGCATCGAGGCCCTCGCTAGAGGTTGCGCTGGTTTACGAGCACTGTTCCTCAGAGGCTGCACACAG ctGGACGACGGAGCATTGAAACACCTTCAGAAACACTGCCCAGAACTCACCACCATAAATATGCAGTCTTGCACA CAAGTAACGGATGACGGTTTGGTCAGTCTGTGCCGAGGATGCCACAAGCTGCAGAACCTCTGTGTTTCTGGCTGCAGTAACATCACTGATGCCTCTCTCACTGCACTGGGTCTCAACTGCCCCCGACTTAA GATCCTTGAAGCTGCACGATGCTCCCATTTTACGGACGCTGGGTTTACTGTCCTGGCCAGA AACTGTCATGAGCTTGAAAAAATGGACTTAGAAGAATGTATTTTG GTGACAGATAACACCCTGGTTCAGCTGTCAATCCACTGCCCTCGGCTTCAAGCACTG TCCCTGTCACACTGCGAGCTGATCACAGACGATGGCATCAGAGCTCTGAGCAGCAGTACCTGCGGCCAAGAGCGCCTCACTGTGGTAGAGCTGGACAACTGCCCCCTCATCACTGACGTGACCCTCGAGCACCTGAAGACCTGCCACCGTCTGGAGCGCATCGAGCTCTACGATTGTCAGCAAGTCACCCGGGCAGGCATCAAACGCATCAGG GCCCACCTTCCAGAGATCAAAGTCCATGCCTACTTTGCCCCCGTGACACCCCCTCCCTCTGTACATGGAGGTGGCCAGCGTCTGTGCCGCTGCTGCATCATCCTCTGA